The following are encoded in a window of Staphylococcus piscifermentans genomic DNA:
- a CDS encoding MFS transporter, translated as MTTTRSYRGDNKLLLGIILGVITFWLFAQSVLNVVPTLQESFRTNAGIINTAVSLTALFSGLFVVGAGSIADKVGRVKITYIGLILSVVGSLLIIITNIPAFLIIGRIIQGFSAACIMPATLAIVNEYYIGKDRQRALSYWSIGSWGGSGICSYFGGLMSTFVGWRWIFIISIIVALLAMWLMRKTPETKADAGSDVQRGKLDVVGLIVLAIMMLSLNVIITQSSNYGFLSPLILSLIVVFIVSIIFFAFYEQRLKNPLIDFRLFKHKAYSGAVLSNFALNAVAGTLIVANTYFQQGLGFTSNQSGMMSITYLVTVLVMIRIGEKVMQKLGAKRPMMFGALLNAVGMLLIALTFLPTPIYVVSSVLGYLLFGLGLGMYATPSTDTAVSSAPDNKVGAASGIYKMASSLGNAFGIAISGTIYAVVSHHFNLAAGAMAGIGFNILLGIFAFLAVWVLVPKSTGETY; from the coding sequence GCAAGAATCCTTTCGTACAAATGCAGGAATCATTAATACAGCGGTAAGTTTGACTGCTTTATTCTCCGGTTTATTTGTTGTGGGTGCCGGAAGTATTGCAGATAAAGTAGGACGCGTAAAAATTACGTATATCGGTTTAATTCTCAGTGTTGTGGGATCATTGTTAATTATTATAACTAATATACCAGCGTTTTTAATTATCGGCCGTATTATTCAAGGTTTTTCTGCAGCATGTATTATGCCTGCTACACTCGCCATTGTAAATGAATATTACATTGGCAAGGATAGACAGCGTGCCCTTAGTTATTGGTCTATCGGTTCATGGGGCGGATCAGGTATCTGTTCTTACTTCGGTGGATTAATGTCAACGTTTGTAGGGTGGCGTTGGATATTCATTATTTCAATCATTGTTGCATTGCTTGCAATGTGGTTGATGCGTAAAACTCCAGAAACAAAAGCTGATGCGGGCAGTGACGTACAACGCGGTAAACTAGACGTTGTAGGTTTAATCGTGTTAGCTATCATGATGTTAAGCTTAAATGTGATTATCACACAATCATCAAACTACGGCTTTCTATCGCCGCTTATTTTAAGTTTAATTGTTGTGTTCATTGTTTCGATTATCTTCTTTGCTTTCTATGAACAACGACTTAAAAATCCTTTGATTGATTTTAGATTATTTAAACATAAAGCTTATTCTGGAGCTGTATTATCCAATTTCGCATTAAATGCGGTAGCCGGAACATTAATTGTTGCTAATACTTATTTCCAACAAGGATTAGGATTTACATCAAATCAATCTGGTATGATGAGTATTACTTACTTAGTGACCGTGTTGGTAATGATTCGTATTGGTGAAAAAGTAATGCAAAAACTAGGTGCAAAACGTCCGATGATGTTTGGTGCTTTATTAAATGCAGTTGGGATGCTGCTGATTGCACTTACTTTCTTGCCGACACCGATTTATGTAGTCAGCAGTGTGCTCGGATATTTATTATTCGGACTCGGTCTAGGTATGTATGCGACACCATCTACTGATACAGCAGTTTCTTCTGCGCCCGACAATAAAGTTGGAGCTGCTTCAGGTATCTATAAGATGGCCTCTTCATTAGGGAATGCTTTTGGTATCGCTATTTCTGGTACGATTTATGCTGTTGTGTCACACCACTTCAACTTAGCGGCAGGGGCAATGGCAGGAATCGGATTCAATATACTATTAGGTATCTTTGCATTCCTAGCAGTATGGGTACTCGTTCCGAAATCTACTGGAGAAACTTATTAA